The following are encoded in a window of Oncorhynchus mykiss isolate Arlee chromosome 11, USDA_OmykA_1.1, whole genome shotgun sequence genomic DNA:
- the sgk3 gene encoding serine/threonine-protein kinase Sgk3 isoform X3, producing the protein MVNVGRHEWFVFRRYAEFDKLYNTLRKLFPSLNLKIPPKRIFGDNFDPEFIKQRRTGLHEFIQRLVSHPRLRNQPDVRAFLQMDKSQNFSDPSEDEDDKNGSTSRNINLGPSGNPHAKPTDFDFLKVIGKGSFGKVLLAKRKLDGKYYAIKVLQKRVILNRREQKHIMAERNVLLKNMKHPFLVGLHYSFQTTDKLYFVLDFVNGGELFFHLQKEQTFPEPRAKFYIAEMASALGYLHSLNIVYRDLKPENILLDSEGHIVLTDFGLCKEGISQAETTSTFCGTPEYLAPEVLRKQPYDNTVDWWCLGSVLYEMLFGLPPFYSRDTHEMYDNILHKPLMMRPGASNTAWSLLQALLEKDGTHRLGSRDDFNEIKAHYFFSEINWDDLEQRKVPPPFTPNVNSPHDITNFDPEFTGETVTNSVCYTEESIVNAIVMEADDAFLGFSYAPPSDDSFL; encoded by the exons ATGGTCAATGTAGGAAGACATGAGTGGTTTGTCTTCAGGCGATACGCAGAGTTTGAcaagctctacaacaca TTGAGGAAACTGTTTCCATCTTTGAACTTGAAAATCCCACCCAAGAGAATATTTGGGGACAACTTTGACCCAG AGTTTATCAAGCAAAGAAGAACAGGTTTACATGAGTTTATTCAAAGACTGGTCTCACATCCTCGGCTCAGAAACCA GCCTGATGTCAGAGCATTCCTGCAGATGGACAAATCTCAAAACTTCTCAGACCCATCAGAAGACGAAGATGACAAG AACGGCTCTACCTCCAGAAATATTAACCTGGGACCGTCTGGAAATCCACA TGCAAAGCCCACAGACTTTGACTTTCTCAAAGTCATTGGAAAGGGGAGCTTTGGAAAG GTTCTCCTTGCTAAACGGAAACTGGACGGAAAGTATTACGCAATCAAGGTCCTGCAGAAAAGGGTCATCCTCAACAGGAGAGAG CAGAAACACATCATGGCGGAGCGCAATGTGCTACTGAAGAACATGAAACACCCTTTCCTGGTTGGCTTGCATTATTCCTTCCAGACCACTGACAAGCTGTACTTCGTCTTGGATTTTGTCAACGGGGGAGAA CTCTTCTTCCATCTTCAAAAAGAACAGACCTTTCCGGAACCCAGAGCCAAGTTCTACATCGCAGAAATGGCAAGCgcactgggctatctgcattctCTTAATATAGTTTACAG GGATTTGAAGCCAGAAAATATCCTTCTCGACTCTGAA GGACATATAGTTTTGACTGACTTCGGGTTGTGCAAGGAAGGCATTTCCCAAGCCGAGACGACAAGCACATTTTGTGGGACACCTGAG TACCTAGCTCCAGAGGTCCTGAGGAAACAACCGTATGACAACACAGTGGACTGGTGGTGTCTGGGATCAGTGCTCTATGAAATGCTCTTTGGCCTG CCTCCGTTCTACAGCAGAGACACCCATGAGATGTATGACAACATCCTTCACAAGCCCCTGATGATGCGTCCCGGAGCGTCAAACACGGCCTGGTCCCTCCTGCAGGCTCTACTGGAGAAGGACGGCACACACAGACTGGGCTCCAGAGATGATTTT AATGAGATCAAAGCGCACTACTTCTTCTCAGAGATCAACTGGGATGACCTGGAACAGAGGAAGGTTCCACCTCCATTCACTCCCAATGTG AATTCTCCTCATGACATCACAAACTTTGATCCAGAATTCACAGGCGAGACTGTTACGAACTCTGTGTGCTATACTGAAGAGTCCATAGTCAACGCCATCGTGATGGAGGCTGACGATGCCTTCCTAGGTTTCTCCTATGCACCACCCTCAGATGACTCCTTTCTATGA
- the LOC110535321 gene encoding transcription factor 24-like, with protein sequence MVGRQTIRMDSGNGPVTVMDESPTSSPSPSPDMLTTDSRRPEALQLSRVVQAGGLCGRGRPAATNAARERSRVQTLRSAFLELQRTLPSVPPDTKLSKLDVLILATTYIAHLTQTLQEEGMDEGDSTRQTEALRSLKGDGYLHPVKKWPMRSRLYVGASGQFLNNSKQTENRGESSSTSRT encoded by the exons ATGGTTGGAAGACAGACGATCCGTATGGATAGTGGAAATGGCCCAGTGACAGTTATGGATGAGAGTCCCACAtctagccccagccccagtcctgACATGCTGACCACCGACAGTCGGCGTCCAGAGGCCCTGCAGCTCTCCAGGGTGGTCCAGGCCGGTGGGCTCTGTGGCAGAGGACGGCCGGCAGCAACCAACGCAGCGCGGGAGAGGAGTCGAGTGCAGACCCTGAGAAGCGCGTTCCTGGAGTTACAGAGGACTCTGCCGTCGGTGCCACCGGACACCAAACTGTCCAAGCTCGACGTGTTGATTTTGGCCACCACGTACATTGCCCATCTGACTCAGACCTTGcaagaggaagggatggatgagGGAGATAGCACTAGACAAACAGAGGCCTTACGCTCGCTGAAAGGTGATGGTTACCTGCACCCTGTGAAA AAGTGGCCGATGCGATCCAGGTTATACGTCGGAGCCAGCGGTCAGTTTCTGAACAATTCAAAACAGACAGAAAATCGAGGTGAATCATCGTCAACCTCAAGGACATAA
- the sgk3 gene encoding serine/threonine-protein kinase Sgk3 isoform X1, translated as MEEQSSCPNVSIPCYPNVSIPCYPNVSIPCYNEQRDKKKRYTVYKVMVNVGRHEWFVFRRYAEFDKLYNTLRKLFPSLNLKIPPKRIFGDNFDPEFIKQRRTGLHEFIQRLVSHPRLRNQPDVRAFLQMDKSQNFSDPSEDEDDKNGSTSRNINLGPSGNPHAKPTDFDFLKVIGKGSFGKVLLAKRKLDGKYYAIKVLQKRVILNRREQKHIMAERNVLLKNMKHPFLVGLHYSFQTTDKLYFVLDFVNGGELFFHLQKEQTFPEPRAKFYIAEMASALGYLHSLNIVYRDLKPENILLDSEGHIVLTDFGLCKEGISQAETTSTFCGTPEYLAPEVLRKQPYDNTVDWWCLGSVLYEMLFGLPPFYSRDTHEMYDNILHKPLMMRPGASNTAWSLLQALLEKDGTHRLGSRDDFNEIKAHYFFSEINWDDLEQRKVPPPFTPNVNSPHDITNFDPEFTGETVTNSVCYTEESIVNAIVMEADDAFLGFSYAPPSDDSFL; from the exons ATGGAGGAGCAGTCCAGCTGCCCCAATGTCAGCATTCCCTGCTACCCCAATGTCAGCATTCCCTGCTACCCCAATGTCAGCATTCCCTGCTACAATGAGCAGAGGGACAAGAAGAAGCGCTACACT GTTTACAAAGTGATGGTCAATGTAGGAAGACATGAGTGGTTTGTCTTCAGGCGATACGCAGAGTTTGAcaagctctacaacaca TTGAGGAAACTGTTTCCATCTTTGAACTTGAAAATCCCACCCAAGAGAATATTTGGGGACAACTTTGACCCAG AGTTTATCAAGCAAAGAAGAACAGGTTTACATGAGTTTATTCAAAGACTGGTCTCACATCCTCGGCTCAGAAACCA GCCTGATGTCAGAGCATTCCTGCAGATGGACAAATCTCAAAACTTCTCAGACCCATCAGAAGACGAAGATGACAAG AACGGCTCTACCTCCAGAAATATTAACCTGGGACCGTCTGGAAATCCACA TGCAAAGCCCACAGACTTTGACTTTCTCAAAGTCATTGGAAAGGGGAGCTTTGGAAAG GTTCTCCTTGCTAAACGGAAACTGGACGGAAAGTATTACGCAATCAAGGTCCTGCAGAAAAGGGTCATCCTCAACAGGAGAGAG CAGAAACACATCATGGCGGAGCGCAATGTGCTACTGAAGAACATGAAACACCCTTTCCTGGTTGGCTTGCATTATTCCTTCCAGACCACTGACAAGCTGTACTTCGTCTTGGATTTTGTCAACGGGGGAGAA CTCTTCTTCCATCTTCAAAAAGAACAGACCTTTCCGGAACCCAGAGCCAAGTTCTACATCGCAGAAATGGCAAGCgcactgggctatctgcattctCTTAATATAGTTTACAG GGATTTGAAGCCAGAAAATATCCTTCTCGACTCTGAA GGACATATAGTTTTGACTGACTTCGGGTTGTGCAAGGAAGGCATTTCCCAAGCCGAGACGACAAGCACATTTTGTGGGACACCTGAG TACCTAGCTCCAGAGGTCCTGAGGAAACAACCGTATGACAACACAGTGGACTGGTGGTGTCTGGGATCAGTGCTCTATGAAATGCTCTTTGGCCTG CCTCCGTTCTACAGCAGAGACACCCATGAGATGTATGACAACATCCTTCACAAGCCCCTGATGATGCGTCCCGGAGCGTCAAACACGGCCTGGTCCCTCCTGCAGGCTCTACTGGAGAAGGACGGCACACACAGACTGGGCTCCAGAGATGATTTT AATGAGATCAAAGCGCACTACTTCTTCTCAGAGATCAACTGGGATGACCTGGAACAGAGGAAGGTTCCACCTCCATTCACTCCCAATGTG AATTCTCCTCATGACATCACAAACTTTGATCCAGAATTCACAGGCGAGACTGTTACGAACTCTGTGTGCTATACTGAAGAGTCCATAGTCAACGCCATCGTGATGGAGGCTGACGATGCCTTCCTAGGTTTCTCCTATGCACCACCCTCAGATGACTCCTTTCTATGA
- the sgk3 gene encoding serine/threonine-protein kinase Sgk3 isoform X2 produces MEEQSSCPNVSIPCYPNVSIPCYPNVSIPCYNEQRDKKKRYTVYKVMVNVGRHEWFVFRRYAEFDKLYNTLRKLFPSLNLKIPPKRIFGDNFDPEFIKQRRTGLHEFIQRLVSHPRLRNQPDVRAFLQMDKSQNFSDPSEDEDDKNGSTSRNINLGPSGNPHAKPTDFDFLKVIGKGSFGKVLLAKRKLDGKYYAIKVLQKRVILNRREKHIMAERNVLLKNMKHPFLVGLHYSFQTTDKLYFVLDFVNGGELFFHLQKEQTFPEPRAKFYIAEMASALGYLHSLNIVYRDLKPENILLDSEGHIVLTDFGLCKEGISQAETTSTFCGTPEYLAPEVLRKQPYDNTVDWWCLGSVLYEMLFGLPPFYSRDTHEMYDNILHKPLMMRPGASNTAWSLLQALLEKDGTHRLGSRDDFNEIKAHYFFSEINWDDLEQRKVPPPFTPNVNSPHDITNFDPEFTGETVTNSVCYTEESIVNAIVMEADDAFLGFSYAPPSDDSFL; encoded by the exons ATGGAGGAGCAGTCCAGCTGCCCCAATGTCAGCATTCCCTGCTACCCCAATGTCAGCATTCCCTGCTACCCCAATGTCAGCATTCCCTGCTACAATGAGCAGAGGGACAAGAAGAAGCGCTACACT GTTTACAAAGTGATGGTCAATGTAGGAAGACATGAGTGGTTTGTCTTCAGGCGATACGCAGAGTTTGAcaagctctacaacaca TTGAGGAAACTGTTTCCATCTTTGAACTTGAAAATCCCACCCAAGAGAATATTTGGGGACAACTTTGACCCAG AGTTTATCAAGCAAAGAAGAACAGGTTTACATGAGTTTATTCAAAGACTGGTCTCACATCCTCGGCTCAGAAACCA GCCTGATGTCAGAGCATTCCTGCAGATGGACAAATCTCAAAACTTCTCAGACCCATCAGAAGACGAAGATGACAAG AACGGCTCTACCTCCAGAAATATTAACCTGGGACCGTCTGGAAATCCACA TGCAAAGCCCACAGACTTTGACTTTCTCAAAGTCATTGGAAAGGGGAGCTTTGGAAAG GTTCTCCTTGCTAAACGGAAACTGGACGGAAAGTATTACGCAATCAAGGTCCTGCAGAAAAGGGTCATCCTCAACAGGAGAGAG AAACACATCATGGCGGAGCGCAATGTGCTACTGAAGAACATGAAACACCCTTTCCTGGTTGGCTTGCATTATTCCTTCCAGACCACTGACAAGCTGTACTTCGTCTTGGATTTTGTCAACGGGGGAGAA CTCTTCTTCCATCTTCAAAAAGAACAGACCTTTCCGGAACCCAGAGCCAAGTTCTACATCGCAGAAATGGCAAGCgcactgggctatctgcattctCTTAATATAGTTTACAG GGATTTGAAGCCAGAAAATATCCTTCTCGACTCTGAA GGACATATAGTTTTGACTGACTTCGGGTTGTGCAAGGAAGGCATTTCCCAAGCCGAGACGACAAGCACATTTTGTGGGACACCTGAG TACCTAGCTCCAGAGGTCCTGAGGAAACAACCGTATGACAACACAGTGGACTGGTGGTGTCTGGGATCAGTGCTCTATGAAATGCTCTTTGGCCTG CCTCCGTTCTACAGCAGAGACACCCATGAGATGTATGACAACATCCTTCACAAGCCCCTGATGATGCGTCCCGGAGCGTCAAACACGGCCTGGTCCCTCCTGCAGGCTCTACTGGAGAAGGACGGCACACACAGACTGGGCTCCAGAGATGATTTT AATGAGATCAAAGCGCACTACTTCTTCTCAGAGATCAACTGGGATGACCTGGAACAGAGGAAGGTTCCACCTCCATTCACTCCCAATGTG AATTCTCCTCATGACATCACAAACTTTGATCCAGAATTCACAGGCGAGACTGTTACGAACTCTGTGTGCTATACTGAAGAGTCCATAGTCAACGCCATCGTGATGGAGGCTGACGATGCCTTCCTAGGTTTCTCCTATGCACCACCCTCAGATGACTCCTTTCTATGA